The DNA segment AATGTGATTTATTATTTGGTtttctcaaaataaaaagaattgtTATTTGGTTCTCTAATCTAAAAATGTAATATCAGGTTTGACTTTGAATCAGAATAATTAGCAACATGATCATGAACCATTTCAACTACAATACTACTATGTAATATGAACAATTCACAAAAATGCAAGAAATTATCCGCTCCATGAGTCCTGAGTTAGTTTCATGTTCAAGTGGAAAATAATATAGAATGAGTTTtgttagaaaattaaaatttgataaaagagTTTGTTGATTATATCTTCTTTTCtgatagagattttttttttcttttgtaaactcTGATAGAGATGTTTAAAGTGAAAGAATAAGTTTTCTTACTATTTTTCATTCAATCGtgaaatgattaaaataaacgGAAGAAGCAAAGTTCGATGTAAATTTTGAGAGCCTAGACATAATTAACTAGACATTGATGATAACTCTAGATAAGACAATGACTTGTCgacaaatataaaaactatcTAGAAGCGATCAATGATCTTGAGCAAAGCTTGAGTCGACGCCAAGTAAACCTCCGTATGGTAACTTGAGGGCATATTGAATTCAAGTGTCATGAGACTGACGAGGCACGAAACTAGAGGAGCCTCCACCGTCATGCTGACGTCATACGCAGCCTTGTCATAGTCTCTAGCTATCAAGTAAGCGTCGGTTTCTCTCACGCCACGCTTCGTCGCATAACCCAAACCACACTGTCTCAACGCGGCTGCAGCCTTGGATTCCGGTGGTGCTTCAACGCAAAACTGGAAGTGCTGTTGGTGAGGGTGAGGGTTGACGCATTGTTGCATCATTAGCTCTTCGTTTGCTCTGGAGATCACGTATACTGTTACAAGTGTGGTGATGATGAGAATTTGCTATAAGAGAAGAAGTCATCTTTTTTTTAGGATGTTGAGGCTTTGTGGTTGTGTAAAGCCATGAAAGCCAAAAAAATTGCCAATCAACTTTTTGGGGTTTTAGAAATCTGTAAAATCTTAAAagttactccctccgttttttaatataagtcgttttacagctatgcacgtagattaagaaaaccattaatttcttatattttctaaacaaaaacatcattaattatttacctaaccacaattcaaccaatagaaaaatagaagatatattactattggtcatacaacattaattattaataaattttacatagaaaaccgaaaacgacatataatttggaacaaaaaagtttctctaaaacgacttataataaaaaacggagggagtattttttaagaaaacacttttttaattatttttaacagcTACTTTTTACGGTTTTAAagtaattttttctttattttttttacaaaaacgtGGATGactaattttttgtattttgttcatttttagatatacaaaacttttgtttttgtcttcttctcttaccTTCTTCAACTTTTGATTATTCTCCAAATATTTCATAACACTGACAACTCTTATGCTCCTCCTTTTCCGTTTGTTTCCTCTCCTCCACTAATTCAGTAAATCGTCTTGTACAATTCTTCTACATTTTTAGATCtacaaattaattattttctaattattcTCTCTTCTGTGTGGCTTAGAACTTGGCTCAGGTTGAGGAAACGAAGGACTGAAAGGGAACCAGAGAAGGAAGAACCGGGTATGAGAGGTGGAGGTATGGGTAAACGGCATGAGAGGTGGAGACATGACGGTGTCGACGGTGAAGGAGGCGAAGGAGGTGGATAGGAAAGCGGCAGCGGTGGTGTTGGAGAtaacagaggaagaagaggatgcGGCAGAGGTGGTGTTGGAGATAGAACGAGAGTGAAGTGAGTTTGATGTAGACACAGTATGTTTGAAGAGCACGGCCAAGAAGGTAGAGAAAatggtactctctctctctctctctctctctcaaacccCACAGAGGAGAGGATACATATGCTTCTTTCTTTACTTGCTTTTCACGGatctttttataaatctttCACTTAGTCAATTCAAAATgttgaaaaatcaaaaatcatgtGAGcctcacaatatatatatactagtagTTCTCCTGCGCCATGCGcagatataaaatatttaaaaatgctatatataaaaaaaaaaatatttttatattttacttttattagtttaaaaaataaaaccataatataattgtttttagtttgatttattcAAGTATACTTTGACCTTTTAATTTTGCATTAtttaacttttgataaaaataattgaaatttataaagttactttattatattattctttatttaattaccatttttaaatatgtctatttgtaaatatataaattatttctaataatatatacattaaataaaaataacttatatacattgataaatatattttaaactacacttattttaataataaaaatatgattcatatattgatgtaaaattttaatattcgtaattattatttataaataaaaacatattattttaatagatataaaaaagttattaggTATCATAAAATCTTACCAAAATgaatatttactgataaaaaatatttttgatataaaatttattagttattactatattatgaaacttttctaaaaatataaatccgtATATAGAAAATcatcattattatatttaataaatcttaccaaaaacataaatctaGATATAGTAAATTTTACATGTCACAATTAGATTTATGCCATGTCATATTTCTTTTAAGCCAtgtctatcattttttttgtgaaagttAATGTAGTGATGACACATATACAAATTACTTCTCAAATATAGTCTTggagatatacatatatatcttaaaaaaTATTCGTGACTTTATTACTCTCACTACACATAGTCCGACAACTAAAATTATCATAACTTTGGGATTCagattttttggtaaatgaaaGAATAAggatttttaacgttaaaactcatcaactaagtttgttttggttaaaaatccccaaattaagtatttaacaaaaaaatcttcaaactaactttatttaataaattaaactctATCAGGCCATAATTACCATTGCTACtagtaaatttttaatatataccctgttcgtttggttgccgcaggtttcGGCGGCAGCGGCGGCGGCAGCGTCAATGAAAacagttgttgttcgtttcgcagacgctgccgctgccgctgaCGCTGCCGCATACTATATCGCGACCGCAGGTTTTATCGGCGTCAGCCGCAGGACGCGGCGTTCAGACGCGGCGTCAGACGCAGCTTCCTGCGTCaacgaaacgaacaagagttgacgcagaatgttgacgctgccgctgccgccagTACcagcggcaaccaaacgaacaacCCTATAGGGATTTCTAcattaagtaaacatagttgaggagttttatcactaaaagttcgaaaataaaaaaaaaattaaaattttataatattatctaaaaattaataacttaaattttcaaaattagcatttttaatttttttgtaaatatatgagtttgatgtgtcttttaacatcaacattatatatgtataaattaaaaatgtaaatacccagaaaatataataaaaattatctaaagatttgttattacatttttattaaataagatctaatttttattatattagatctaatttttattatattttattgtttttacatttttaatcttttagtaattttattacaGTAAacctttagataatttttattatattttctgggtttttacatatataatattgatgttaaaaacacatcaaactcatatgtttgcaaaaaaaatttaaaaatgctaattttaaaaattttaagttattaatttttaaataatattataaaagtttgatttttttttgttttttagatttttatttgtaaaaccccttaactatgtttacttaatgTAAAAACTCCTAAACTAAAAATCTActggtaataataataattttgatatgttaaagtttaattcattaaataaagttagtttaggACTTTTCcattaaatacttagtttgagggtttttattcaaaataaatttagttgagggttttcaCGTTAAAAATCCAAGAATAAAAGAAGATTGGGCTGCAAGTAAAGTAGTAAGTCTCTGTTTTGGTCAGTCAACGGCTATTCTTCTTCATTTCTTTGTCTCACGCTATCATCTCGTAAATATCAATATAACCTATGCTTTTTATgataatataacattattaatttatggcCAGTGATTAAAGATACCACCACCACCAAGTTCACAATCTAATCATTTTACCGGCTCAAGATAGAAGATAGAGCCATGTATATTCATAGCCATGTGAAAGTCCAacattggtttaaaattttcagtACATGTTTGGATATAAACTTGTTTAGCTTTAACATTTGTCCCATTATTAGGGAATCTTTTGATTCTAACTAACAGCTGCTGCTGAATTTGGATTCCGAACTCGTTGTATACTCTGCCACAAGCTTTGAGAACGAAGAAGACTTGTCTTCAAGCAATCTCGCCGGTGAATCATGTTCCTTGATAAGCCCTGCACTTAGGAGACAGAGAAAACATTAATACAAATCTTCATAGTACAAGTGTATGATGATGAATCATGAGAGTTCAGGACCTTGGTCTAGGAGCAAGACCATATCGCTGTCTATAACAGATGATATCCTGTGTGCGATTGTTATCACCGTACAATCCGCAAAGTGTTGCCTCAGAGTCTCCTGTATCAGATTATCAGTCGCAGTATCTACAGAAGCAGTGGCTTCATCAAGAACCAACACTTTGCTACTCTTGAGCAAGACTCTTCCCAGGCACACCAGCTGTCTCTGACCAACACTCCAGTTCTGTCCATTCTCGCTAACAGGAGAATCTAGTTTCAGCTCTTTCTTCCTCACTTCAACCCCGAGCTGACACTTGTCGAGCGCCTCCCAGATTTGGTCATCACTGTATTCCTCAAGAGGGTCCAAGTTGCTACGAACCGTGCCTTCAAACATGGTCGGATCTTGAGGTATGATACTCAGTCTAGAACGCAAGTCATGCAACCCAATGGTCAAGATATCTATCCCATCGATTCTGATCTCTCCGGCCGTTGGCTCCACAATCCTGAAAAGGGTTTGAATCAGAGTGGACTTGCCACATCCTGTTCTTCCAACGATTCCTGTTTTTAAACCTCCAGGGAAAGTACACGTCAGTCCATGCAGGACCATAGGCAAATGCGGTCCATACCGCACCTGGAGATTACTAATGGTAATCTCTCCGTGAGAAGGCCATGACTTCTCAGGCCGAGTTGATTCAATCACCAGAGACGGTTCGCTAGGGATGTCTATGTACTGAAGCATTCTCTCCACGGATATCATTTTGTTCTCGAGCTCACAAAGCGTCCATACCAAGTTTGATTGCAGGTTGTTTAGATTGAGTGCATATGTAATAGCCAATCCTGCAAAGCCTATAAGAAGAGACCAGAGGAAGAAGATTCTCAGTTTGTGAATctgaaaccaaaacaaaagaagTCACTAGTGTAGTGACTTACTTGGATTAACTGTCCCATCAGGAGCAGAAACAACGATAACAAGTGATAGCGCAAATGCGATAGTGGCTAAGAGTTCAAGGCGGAAGCAGAGCCATTCCGTTGCACCAGTTGAATGAAACGCCAGCCGAGAAAGACAATCGCTGAGTTTCATAATGTCACTAAGGAACCTCGGTTCTTGATCAAAGCTTCTGATAGTTGTTACCCCTGAGAGTGTTTCTGAAAAATGATGCACCAAAGGCGATCTGCTTATTCCAGCTAGTCTCGCGAGTTCCCTAGCCGCAGATATGTAATATTGCTGCGTGGATAGATACCATTAAGTAAGTAAGAGTGAGAACCACACAAGAACCTTAGTATGTTTCATATCAGTAAGTAAGAAGCTAAACATTTTAGGACGTTGAGGATAGGCCTGGGCATATAAACCGAGAACCGAAAATCAAACCGGAATTAAACTGAAAAACAAACCCAAAGTTCACAAATAACCACTGGTTCATATTATGAACcgaaaaacagaaacaaaactAAATGGGTATCCGAAAATTCAAAATGCAATTATatacctaaaaatattaattatttttagttttaaaattaccaaatatttttaagatattACTTATAAACCAAACTACCTTAAAACGGTTCCATCTCTAGAACCGTTAAAAACCGAAAATCGAAAGAACCAAAAACCAAACGCCCTTGCCTAGTTCAAGATTATGGACAATACCCGGTACCAGGAACTTGCAGCGACGACAGGGATGAAGATGATAAGGACCTGCCAAGCCACATGTATCATCACTCCCATTATCCCCAAAATGTTAATAGCAACAACAGCAACATATGCAAATTGACCCGGTAAACTCAGGTCCACTACACTTTGGTCTGTAGAAGCCTAAAACAAAGATTGAAAACAGACTAATTAGATAAATGAATTTGTTtggaatatgttttttttggagATACTTACTCTATTCAAGATTCTTCCCATTGGTGTGACATCAAAGAAAGACATGGAAGCACGAAAAACGCGGAGATGCATTTGTGTGAAGAGTTCAGTAGCCATCTTGAAACCAGTCATCGATACCAACAATGTTCTGACGAGTATGCACAAGGAGCTCGCGATGGCTAGAACGACATAGACTAGAATCAACGTAAACCCGCTCACCCAAGGTTCAACATCCTTGGAAACAGGAGTCACCCATGTCATCCAGTAGTTGCTCCCAATGTCTAGAACCTGGAAGAGAATCTGTACCAGCAATATAATAGGAATCACTGCTCCTCCGTATGCTAGTGCCATGTATTTTTTGTATACAGTGAACCCAACTTTCCCCTTCTCCCTTTCCTCTTGTTGGACTAGTTGTCCACCTCTTGGCTTACCCGAATCTTTCTCTAGCTTTTCTTCATCCCTGGGtgcttctttttctttgtttgtagTTGATTCTGATGAATCACAGCCTTGTTCATATGTATCAACAGTTGCTAAGGCGTCAGTGTGAGCTCCCACAAGCTCCATGAAGTCTGTTCCTGAATCGAGAATTTCATTGTATCTCCCTGCTTGAGTTATCTTTCCTTCTTTCATAACCtaccaaaaattattatttgatttCAAAACTATATAGTAAGTAACATGATGCACATGCTAGATAGTAGAGAGCAAACAAGTCACAAACCAGTATAAGATCAGCTTCAGGCAGAAATTCAACTTGATGAGTGACGTATATGACTGTCTTGTCTTTCAGAATCCCCAAAATGACTTCCTGTTACAAAGAACAATAAGCACAATAGGCCCGCAGATTCGGTTTCTTCGGTTAGTTTGAAATTCGGTTAGTTCCGGTCGAAGTGAACCGGAAAAAAATTCGGTATGGTTcggtttcaaaattttcaaccaaagtttttaattttcagttaaaatttcggtttaaattgaataaattttgaaaaattttggttaaattcggttatttggttcggatttcggttagttcggttcaaACTTTTGGTTAAGATTAGTATGGCAGCCAATGGATTATACTATGGCTTGACAATTTTTACTATGGACTATACTATGGATTATACTATGGACTTTCGGTTCATACTATGGCTTGGcatttttttctagaaaatcAAACTAACCGGTtattaaaccgaactgaaagCCATATTAAGTTACTGAACTGAACCGAATAAatgttcggttcggataatagcCGTAGGCCTAAAGCACACAACACAGCACAAAGGTGATGGGAAGAGTGGAAACAAAAGGAAAAGTTGTATTACCTTGAAGAGATGTGATCCTGTATGAGCGTCTACTGCACTAAAAGGGTcgtcaaacaaataaatatctgCGTTTTGGTAGAGAGCGCGAGCGATTTGTATACGCTGCTTCTGTCCACCGCTTAGATTGATACCCCTTTCCCCAACCACCGTCTGGTCATGGAACGGAAGCAACTCCAAGTCCTTGTTCAAACAGCATGCTTCAAGCACTCTCTCGTACCAATCTCTTTCCATTGGCTTACCAAACAGAATATTATCCTCCACCTTGCCGCTTTGGATCCAAGGAGACTGTGCAACGTATGCCTTTCTTCCATAAACCTTAACGGTTCCAGATATTTTGGGGACTTCGCCTAGTATGGATGAGAGTAAGCTTGATTTACCCGAGCCAACGGTACCACAAACAGCTACATTCATCCCTTGAGACACTTCAAAACTCACTTCTCTCAATGTTGGGATTGAGGAAGAGTCATCCCAAGAGAAACAACCATTTCTAACTTCAAGAGCCATCTCTGAATAAGTAAGTCTCTCCACAACATCATTCCGCAAATCATCCAGACAGAGAAAAGATGCAATCCTGGCGAGAGACACCTTAACCTGAACAAACATCGAGATGGTCTCAGGAAGTTTGTAGATTGGACTCTGCAGAATCTGGAAAATCGCAAGGGCCGCCAGTATCTTCCCTGATTCAAGAGGAATCTTGAGCAACACACAAGCGCCAAAAGCTGTTGCGGATATGAAAGAAGGCGCGGTCAACAGAACAGAGCTCATAGCGGCTGAGTTATACACAAACTTCTTGAGCCAGCCTGCTTCGACGTGTCTAAGGTCAAGAATCTTGGAAAGGAACTTCATCTCCCACCCCTGAAGCTTGAGAATCCTCATGTTCAGTAACACCTCCGATGTTTTCTTCATCCTGTTGTCTTTGGACTTCATCAGATTGCTCTGGAACTTATCTTCCAGCTTCGCAAAGGGATAGTTTGCAAGCATAACTAAAATAAAGGCCGGGAAAGCTGCAACTGATCCGTGTCCGAGGCTATTGTACAAGATCCATAACGCCAAACTAACTTGTAGAACAAGTATCCACGGATCATGCATAAACCAAGTGAAAGCATCTAGCCTGTCAGCATCTACCGCCATGAGGTTTATAATCTCGCCACTAGTTTGTCCTTGTCCTTGCTTTGAATGACATGGAAGGGTCAAGCCCTTCTCGTAGATCATTGAGACCAGGACAGCTTTCATCCCAAGTCCAGCTTTGCCTCCCCTGAAGTACCAATGCCTCCGGGTTTGGCATTCCACAAGCTTGGCGACGAAGAAAACCGTCACTAAAACGTACCCTTGGTGTTTATATTGCCTTTGACCGTTCAGGTACTGAACAAAACTGTCCATGAGATACGGCGCAACGTAGCAAGACATCGTGGAGACAAAAGCAAAGATGAATGACAAGAGAATGTCTCGCCATACTGAGAGGAAGAGTGCTTTGACAAGCTTAAACGTGGTGATCCTTCTCTCACCATCGTCCCATTCAAGCTTACTCCTGAATACTCGAAAGAGGTTCTCAGCTCTGTCACTGCTGTCAACTTGAGGAACGTCCTTGCTGTCTATGATTTTCTCGTTTCCTAAGGTGACCAAAGGACTCATCCAAGAGAAACTCACGAGGCTTAGAAACCCAGCTTTTGAGAAAGGTGTAGTTACCTCATCATCACAGACTTCATTCTCAATCAATAACGGTTCTTCTAGGAGGTTGTTCCTCTCACCTTCTCCTTGCTTCCACAAGCACGAACAACAGAGAAGCAAGCCAGCGCAAACGCCCACTAAGTCAGACACTACGATGTGAACTGACACCAGTTCTTGCTTCTTGTATAGAACGAAGTCTACCACAAGACGGTAGCAAGAAAGCAAGACATATAGAACCCACCAGACTCTAAGCAAATATGGTAACTTTTGCTCATGAGAATCAGTGTATAGTCCACGAAGGTACATGGAGATGGCACCCCAAGTCAGCGCAGCCAACAGAAGGTCAAAGAGAGTCCACACATTTGAATGCCAGCGAACGCAGCTCAGCAGCGAGAGCACAGAATAAAATACAGATAACGACACACAGCACATAACAACCAGCTTACTAAACGTTGAAGACATCTTTGTAGACCTTTTAGCCATGAAGTCATCACTGTTCTCACAAGCTACCTTCTTGTTGTATACCCATGAACCAAAAAGAATTAGTAGAAGCACCAGATTCAAGAAAAAGGAGAGCAAAGGTAAGTACATGGGCTGAATGAGAAGAAAATCGAGAGGATTTTCCATCGGAGAATGAGGGAGAGAGTTGACCAAAATGATCCCTCTTTGTGACTGGACGGATGTTTTCATAGGCCACTGACTCATATTCCCAGCACTGAGTCAATAAATAATACTACTTTGGAAGACCAAGACGAGccacaaataatattatatatagacCCATGACGCTGCAAACACAACCTAACCTTACGCAGAAACTTCCCTGTGATTAATAATACTAACAAAATGAAAACTAACCACTTTTTCTACAAGAAGTGTCAACAGAAACAGAAGACAGTtacagaaaaatatatgtaGGTTCTTATTGATTGTATGTATGACTATTTATAATTCAATATAACCATATAGCTGTATGCATGATTCTAACATTCTCCAAGGTAAATATACGACGTAGCTGAATATAAATGCATTATGCCAAATTAacatgttttgtttttcatgttaATTTGTGGATAAACTTGCAGATTAATCATACTAATGAAGTGGCTTTCAAGATTCCATTTTCCTGATTTTCTATTCATACTTGTATATTTAAATAAGGATTCCACTAAAATACATTGAACTTATTTATAACAGTTGACAGCAAAACAATTAGTAAACACACATACAAAAAAAGGATTCCTTTGAACTTGCTTACTTGCTGATTTGTTCATCATTTAAGAACAAGAACCATAGAATATTCATTACAGGGGATCTCAAAATACAAGGCTTACAAGTTCTAAGCAGTGTGGTTGATCTGAAACAGTCTGTTCATGAAATGCAAGTGCCCATCACCTGTGAGGAAGAAACACTTTGGATCAAGATACTGTGAGGTAGATTATAGCTTGATGAAGATTTTGTATTCAGTTCACTAACTACACACACATTAGTATGAGCTCTTTTCAGAACAAGCTTTGTTTTTGTTACCACTGTAAAGAAAGTTACGGTTGATCTTCAGAGATTCACCTCCACATCAACACCAGCAGGAAGATCCAGCTGCATCAAGGAGTCGATGGTTTGAGCAGTAGGGTAGAGAATATCAATCATCCGCTGGTGAGTCCGGATCTCAAAGTGAAACCTTGCATCCTTGTGAACGTGGGGAGACTTGAGAACACAGTAGATACGCTTCTTGGTCGGCAATGGAGAAGGACTCATAGTCTTGGCATTGGTGTTCCTCGCAGCGTCAAGTATCTGCTTGCATGAGTCCTCAATGAGAGGCACCCAGTATGATCTAAGCTTGATCCTAATCTTCTGCTTCGGCGCCAtctgattacaaaaaaaaaacaaatctaacttaaccaaacaaaacaattaATCTCCACAAAAACCTCCATAGAAAACATAACTCTGGTCTGAAAATTATTAAGGCACTTAAGAGCGtagtaaaccaaaaaaagaCAACAACTTTGACAAATCTGCATATTCGAACATTCTAGTAGTGAGCTGGAAGATACCTTATCTGCGTCTACATTGATGGAGGAAGAGCTCGGAACCTGAAAGTCACACacagatacaaaaaaaaaggagtaaACTTTACCAGAACAAACAGTAAACACACACATAAAGGGACAAGCTTTTATCTTACGTGACATGGTAATGATTCTGCAACACATGTGTTCCGAGCATTGTCTTATGCAAACAAATCGACGAATCCGAGAGGGAGACACAGAAAGGAAGAAGGAGTGTGTACAATGAAAGCAGAGAGAGTTTCTGTCTGGTAGGAGAAGACGAAGAGGTTCGATTTGGGAAATATGAATGAAGTTACAGAAGAAACCGCTATTGAATTCTCAAACCAAGAAccgatctttcttcttcttcttcttcctcctctcaaCCAATGCGGCAGAGGTGGTGTTGGAGATAGCAGAGGTCAAAGTTACGCCGGTGGTGGTGTTGGTAAGCCGGTAGTTGTTCGCCGCTGTCGTCAAAGTCACGCCTGGTGGTGGTTTTGAATAATATATACACATGTATTTAGTTctgtattttataataaatatatatatgtatctacatctttaatttaatataatttatacttatttaataaataattattgcaaattttttttacaactaCTTAACGACCGTTAATTTTACTACTAAAAACCGACTACACGTAGCAATAACAAAGTAATTCATAAGCGAAATCTAATTTTGCGACTGAACTCTGATAATGTACTGTAGTCCCATTTCAGTAGGGAAATTACAATTCATTGATGATTACGACTCGTTGATTTGCGACTACGTGTATTAGTCGTAAATCAGTTGCAAACGTAAGTTTGCGATTGATTAGCTATTGATCTTGTAGAAGATCATGTGAATGACATCCAAACGATAAATAAGGAAGAACTTCTAAATACGATGGAACAAGATCTCAGTTTAAAACAATACATGGAAGGTGTTCTTGATGAGATTACAAACAACATATAGACTAGGCTccgttaaattttaatattttatattttatttgataaattataatcttatttaaaaataataaaaataaaatgttggttataataaaaaataaaacgtaTTTGTTGCTAAATTTTGACCGATAAATATAATGTAAATAGAAAGAAATAAGTAATATATTGTGGAAATGAAtgtgaaattatatattataacagTCACAGCTCCTAAAGTTTTTGATGTCAATcaagttttaaactttttaaaataataataattgtttttaaagcGAAATTCTCTATAGCCATATTTCTTACCAATCGGACAAGTCCATTAGAGCTGTTTTGACTTTGTAACGTTAGGAGAgaatacaagtttttttttgtatgattcCACTGAGTGCATTATGTTTGTTGGTAACATGTATGTAGTGAAAGCGTTACGAGCTAAATAATATTTAAGCACAACAAAACGTGAGCCGTGTGTTGTTTCTTCAAAATGGTGACACTCATGAATTGATGTTTATgttatagttaaaaaaaaattcaacctTAGTAGTATATCATGGGCCATTTAATGTATAAACTTAGAGATTAGCAATAACCGCTAGTGGGCATCCTACGGCTTAGTGTTCCATAGGCCCATGGGCCACAATCCCATTCATGTGAATGCGAGAGGGAGCCGACCCGAGCCGTGTTTTTGTTGATGACCGTTAAGAGCCAGAGGATAGATCCGTAATTTCGAAtacatttgaaataaataaaaaactagcCGTTACTAAAGAAAGAGCCGCTTTATTAATCAAATCAGCATCTTTCCTCTGTACACTACAACTCTTAACGCCTCTCTCTATCTCACTTCCATGGCCTTAGATCAAACCACGAATCCACCAATCATGGAGTCAAAGACGAGACACCCTCTTCACCAAATCGCAGACACGCCGACTCACAAGCTTCTCCTGAAACAATGGCTGAAAGAAGAAGAACTCATCCTCAACCGCGTCTCACACAAAGAGTCTCAGATTGACTCCGTGCGACGAGAGATCACTCAGCtctacatcttcttcttcctcttccactccatctctctcctccttctcttccacgcttcctcttcctcttctttatcaGCCTGTAAGAGATCATGGATCCCTTCTCTTTGTTCCCTTGTCTCTTCTCTCGGACTCATCTGGGCCGTGAGGTACAAGTCTGAAGTTGAGTCGCATCTTGAGAAGTTGCTGGAGAGGGAGAAAGAAGACGCGAAGCTGTTGAGGAAGTGCGTTGAGGAGTTGAAGAAGAAAGGGTTAGAGTTTGA comes from the Brassica rapa cultivar Chiifu-401-42 chromosome A01, CAAS_Brap_v3.01, whole genome shotgun sequence genome and includes:
- the LOC103849717 gene encoding ABC transporter C family member 6, which produces MSQWPMKTSVQSQRGIILVNSLPHSPMENPLDFLLIQPMYLPLLSFFLNLVLLLILFGSWVYNKKVACENSDDFMAKRSTKMSSTFSKLVVMCCVSLSVFYSVLSLLSCVRWHSNVWTLFDLLLAALTWGAISMYLRGLYTDSHEQKLPYLLRVWWVLYVLLSCYRLVVDFVLYKKQELVSVHIVVSDLVGVCAGLLLCCSCLWKQGEGERNNLLEEPLLIENEVCDDEVTTPFSKAGFLSLVSFSWMSPLVTLGNEKIIDSKDVPQVDSSDRAENLFRVFRSKLEWDDGERRITTFKLVKALFLSVWRDILLSFIFAFVSTMSCYVAPYLMDSFVQYLNGQRQYKHQGYVLVTVFFVAKLVECQTRRHWYFRGGKAGLGMKAVLVSMIYEKGLTLPCHSKQGQGQTSGEIINLMAVDADRLDAFTWFMHDPWILVLQVSLALWILYNSLGHGSVAAFPAFILVMLANYPFAKLEDKFQSNLMKSKDNRMKKTSEVLLNMRILKLQGWEMKFLSKILDLRHVEAGWLKKFVYNSAAMSSVLLTAPSFISATAFGACVLLKIPLESGKILAALAIFQILQSPIYKLPETISMFVQVKVSLARIASFLCLDDLRNDVVERLTYSEMALEVRNGCFSWDDSSSIPTLREVSFEVSQGMNVAVCGTVGSGKSSLLSSILGEVPKISGTVKVYGRKAYVAQSPWIQSGKVEDNILFGKPMERDWYERVLEACCLNKDLELLPFHDQTVVGERGINLSGGQKQRIQIARALYQNADIYLFDDPFSAVDAHTGSHLFKEVILGILKDKTVIYVTHQVEFLPEADLILVMKEGKITQAGRYNEILDSGTDFMELVGAHTDALATVDTYEQGCDSSESTTNKEKEAPRDEEKLEKDSGKPRGGQLVQQEEREKGKVGFTVYKKYMALAYGGAVIPIILLVQILFQVLDIGSNYWMTWVTPVSKDVEPWVSGFTLILVYVVLAIASSLCILVRTLLVSMTGFKMATELFTQMHLRVFRASMSFFDVTPMGRILNRASTDQSVVDLSLPGQFAYVAVVAINILGIMGVMIHVAWQVLIIFIPVVAASSWYRQYYISAARELARLAGISRSPLVHHFSETLSGVTTIRSFDQEPRFLSDIMKLSDCLSRLAFHSTGATEWLCFRLELLATIAFALSLVIVVSAPDGTVNPSFAGLAITYALNLNNLQSNLVWTLCELENKMISVERMLQYIDIPSEPSLVIESTRPEKSWPSHGEITISNLQVRYGPHLPMVLHGLTCTFPGGLKTGIVGRTGCGKSTLIQTLFRIVEPTAGEIRIDGIDILTIGLHDLRSRLSIIPQDPTMFEGTVRSNLDPLEEYSDDQIWEALDKCQLGVEVRKKELKLDSPVSENGQNWSVGQRQLVCLGRVLLKSSKVLVLDEATASVDTATDNLIQETLRQHFADCTVITIAHRISSVIDSDMVLLLDQGLIKEHDSPARLLEDKSSSFSKLVAEYTTSSESKFSSSC
- the LOC108870588 gene encoding LOW QUALITY PROTEIN: uncharacterized protein LOC108870588 (The sequence of the model RefSeq protein was modified relative to this genomic sequence to represent the inferred CDS: substituted 2 bases at 2 genomic stop codons) produces the protein MKYLENNQKLKKLIGNFFGFHGFTQPQSLNILKKRXLLLLXQILIITTLVTVYVISRANEELMMQQCVNPHPHQQHFQFCVEAPPESKAAAALRQCGLGYATKRGVRETDAYLIARDYDKAAYDVSMTVEAPLVSCLVSLMTLEFNMPSSYHTEVYLASTQALLKIIDRF